A portion of the Candidatus Limnocylindria bacterium genome contains these proteins:
- a CDS encoding amino acid ABC transporter permease has protein sequence MPGGIAFEFPQLYFTGLWVTIQISVLGLLSALIIGTLVAVMRVSPIAPLRWIGAAYVEFFRNTPLVVQLFFWFLGLPLLGFRFSTDTFEHIFRAAVVGMGLYHGAYVAEVVRGGLLGVDRGQIEAARSLGLSYPQMLRYVQLPQTFRSVIPPLGNIGIALVKNTSLASTIGVTELLFAAEIVESRTFRAEEAFIAATLLYVALTIPLGIAVNALERRMLVAR, from the coding sequence ATGCCGGGCGGGATCGCGTTCGAATTCCCACAGCTCTACTTCACCGGTCTCTGGGTCACCATCCAGATCTCGGTCCTCGGTCTGCTCAGCGCGCTCATCATCGGCACGCTCGTCGCGGTCATGCGCGTCTCGCCGATCGCGCCGCTGCGATGGATCGGCGCCGCGTACGTCGAGTTCTTCCGCAACACGCCACTTGTCGTCCAGTTGTTCTTCTGGTTCCTTGGCCTGCCGCTCCTCGGGTTCCGCTTCTCGACCGATACGTTCGAGCACATCTTCCGCGCCGCCGTAGTCGGCATGGGCCTCTACCACGGGGCCTACGTCGCCGAGGTCGTCCGCGGCGGCCTGCTCGGAGTCGACCGCGGTCAGATCGAGGCCGCGCGATCGCTGGGGCTCTCGTACCCACAGATGCTCCGCTACGTGCAGCTGCCGCAGACGTTCCGATCGGTGATCCCTCCGCTGGGCAACATCGGGATCGCGCTGGTGAAGAACACGTCTCTCGCATCGACGATCGGCGTGACGGAGCTGCTCTTCGCAGCGGAGATCGTCGAGTCGCGGACGTTCCGCGCCGAGGAGGCCTTCATCGCGGCGACGCTCCTTTATGTCGCGCTCACGATCCCGCTCGGCATCGCCGTGAACGCGCTCGAGCGACGGATG
- a CDS encoding glutamate ABC transporter substrate-binding protein — MRGLTRTFALGLVLAFIATACTSGGTATPSATPAASASTSTRPKFDLATYQYSLQTKGKIRIGTQEDNTPFSVKNPATGKWDGFDVAYGREIAKAIFGESDDPDKFIEWVPVTSATRIPTLTDNKADVIIKTFTINEDRKKQIDFTDVYFKTGQRILVKKDNTSIKEAADLAGKTVCAQRGSTSEQNITTATGGAARPLLLDSYPACLLALQQGQADAISTDETILFGLAKADPNTKLVGKYFSTELYGIGVKKSAGGDRTGFVDFLNRTQVAMITSGVWATLYEKYISPVSFDKKRTPDD; from the coding sequence ATGCGGGGTCTCACGCGGACATTCGCGCTCGGTCTCGTTCTCGCGTTCATCGCGACGGCGTGCACGAGCGGCGGAACGGCCACACCATCGGCGACGCCAGCCGCATCGGCATCGACGTCGACGCGACCGAAATTCGATCTCGCGACGTACCAGTACAGCCTTCAGACGAAGGGCAAGATCCGGATCGGCACGCAGGAAGACAACACGCCCTTCAGCGTGAAGAACCCGGCGACCGGTAAGTGGGACGGATTCGACGTCGCCTACGGCCGCGAGATCGCGAAGGCGATCTTCGGCGAGTCGGACGACCCGGACAAGTTCATCGAGTGGGTACCGGTGACGTCGGCGACACGCATCCCGACACTCACCGACAACAAGGCTGACGTGATCATCAAGACCTTCACCATCAACGAGGACCGCAAGAAGCAGATCGACTTCACAGACGTCTACTTCAAGACGGGCCAGCGGATCCTGGTGAAGAAGGACAACACGTCGATCAAGGAGGCTGCCGACCTCGCGGGCAAGACGGTCTGCGCACAGCGCGGATCGACGAGCGAGCAGAACATCACCACGGCGACGGGCGGCGCCGCGCGACCGCTGCTGCTCGACAGCTATCCGGCCTGTCTCCTCGCGCTTCAGCAGGGACAGGCGGATGCGATCTCGACGGACGAGACGATCCTCTTCGGCCTCGCGAAGGCCGACCCGAACACCAAGCTCGTCGGGAAATACTTCTCGACCGAGCTGTATGGCATCGGCGTGAAGAAGAGCGCTGGCGGAGACCGCACCGGCTTCGTGGACTTCCTCAACCGCACGCAGGTGGCGATGATCACGAGCGGCGTGTGGGCGACGCTTTACGAGAAGTACATCTCGCCGGTCTCCTTCGACAAGAAGAGGACGCCGGACGACTAG
- a CDS encoding amino acid ABC transporter ATP-binding protein, protein MIEFRDVHKHFGPLHVLRGINLTVRERDVVVIIGPSGSGKSTMIRTINKLEPIDSGELVVDGLPVHQPGVDVNKLRRDVGMVFQSFNLFPHLTAAENVMLAPRKVRGMSKTDARAKAMALLEKVGIPEKADQHPTRLSGGQQQRVAIARALAMDPRIMLFDEPTSALDAEMIREVLDVMRDLAREGMTMLVITHEVGFAREASNRVVFMDEGRIIEDSPTAGFFEAPREERAKQFLSKVIRH, encoded by the coding sequence GTGATCGAGTTCCGCGACGTCCACAAGCACTTCGGCCCGCTTCACGTGTTGCGTGGCATCAACCTCACCGTCCGCGAGCGCGACGTCGTCGTGATCATCGGTCCGTCGGGTTCAGGCAAGAGCACGATGATCCGGACCATCAACAAGCTCGAGCCGATCGATAGCGGGGAGCTCGTCGTCGACGGCCTGCCGGTCCACCAGCCCGGCGTCGACGTCAACAAGCTCCGCCGCGACGTCGGGATGGTGTTCCAGTCCTTCAATCTGTTCCCCCACCTCACCGCCGCCGAGAACGTCATGCTCGCGCCGCGCAAGGTGCGCGGGATGTCGAAGACCGATGCGCGCGCGAAGGCGATGGCCCTCCTCGAGAAGGTCGGCATCCCGGAAAAGGCCGACCAGCATCCAACGCGGCTATCCGGCGGTCAGCAGCAGCGCGTCGCGATCGCGCGGGCGCTCGCGATGGACCCGCGGATCATGCTGTTCGACGAGCCGACCAGCGCTCTCGACGCCGAGATGATCCGTGAGGTCCTTGATGTCATGCGGGATCTCGCCCGGGAGGGCATGACGATGCTGGTGATCACGCACGAGGTCGGCTTCGCCCGGGAGGCCTCGAACCGGGTGGTATTCATGGACGAAGGGCGCATCATTGAGGACTCGCCGACGGCGGGGTTCTTCGAAGCGCCGCGGGAGGAGCGGGCGAAGCAGTTCCTCAGCAAAGTCATCAGGCACTAG